One part of the Gemmatimonadaceae bacterium genome encodes these proteins:
- a CDS encoding serine/threonine protein kinase, with amino-acid sequence MVYKARDRVLGEAVAVKLLRPEFAMVDDAARVQLREELRMARRITHRNVVRTHDIGESDGVPFLTMEYVEGASLSTVIRVTGALPVPAVLSLARQLMRALSAAHEQHIVHGDIKPQNLLVGPNGVLKVTDFGVAHVVRKAQRTPGVMTPTTSSVAGRLAGAIVGTPEYLAPEQLIGGAASVATDLYEAGIVLHECVVGATPSGADTPMAFLANKLAEQPERRSRTAAAIASDARATRAVPGGLEALIAQLTRPDPDQRPTSASIVLARLAHIG; translated from the coding sequence GTGGTCTACAAAGCGCGGGATCGCGTGCTGGGTGAGGCGGTGGCGGTCAAGCTGCTGCGACCCGAGTTCGCCATGGTCGATGACGCGGCCCGTGTGCAGCTGCGCGAGGAACTCCGCATGGCTCGCCGAATCACTCACCGAAACGTCGTACGGACACACGACATCGGCGAAAGCGACGGGGTCCCGTTCCTGACCATGGAGTACGTCGAGGGCGCGTCGCTTTCCACCGTGATTCGGGTGACGGGGGCCTTGCCTGTGCCGGCCGTGTTGTCGTTGGCACGTCAACTCATGCGGGCACTGTCTGCCGCACATGAGCAACACATCGTGCACGGGGACATCAAGCCGCAGAATCTGCTGGTTGGTCCCAATGGAGTGCTGAAGGTGACGGACTTCGGCGTGGCGCACGTTGTTAGAAAGGCCCAGCGTACCCCAGGGGTGATGACGCCAACTACCTCAAGTGTCGCGGGGCGCTTGGCTGGCGCGATTGTCGGCACACCCGAGTACCTCGCACCCGAGCAGCTCATCGGCGGTGCGGCGAGTGTCGCGACAGATCTTTACGAGGCGGGTATTGTCCTGCACGAATGCGTGGTGGGGGCGACGCCATCCGGCGCGGATACACCCATGGCGTTTCTGGCCAACAAGCTTGCCGAACAGCCGGAACGACGGTCGCGAACAGCCGCAGCGATCGCCTCCGACGCGCGGGCGACTCGTGCCGTACCCGGCGGACTTGAGGCGCTCATTGCGCAGCTGACGCGGCCCGACCCCGATCAGCGACCGACATCCGCCTCCATCGTCCTCGCCCGGCTCGCGCATATCGGTTGA
- a CDS encoding CHRD domain-containing protein, with the protein MQRFIRSATLTLLLMATACGGGDDGGTTQPTPTAASITLSSATSGAFVSITETRAVTALVKDASQNVLANATVSWSSSNTSVATVSGSGSGATVTATGNGSATITATSGSVQATLTVDVLQKFATLAVTPASPSLAIGAVVSLAASARDARNTTIGGVTGTTFATSDRTKALVDAAGTVTAIAPGAVTITASLTRDGVTSTANAAVTVSAPAAVASSASVSATGANVFTPTSVTIGVGGSVNWSFTGDHNVLFSGTGAPADIPVTSSGSISRAFSTLGTFNYTCSLHSGMNGIVTVAAPSIFAQMNGANERPTANASTANGAALFTRSGATVSYTVTYQGIGSAPTGLHIHAPATSAVASGIIVDLLTTPLPNPSGVLTGTFTASNIRPISGQPVISLDSLFVLLQTGNAYVNVHSSVFPGGEIRGQTGNP; encoded by the coding sequence ATGCAACGCTTCATACGTTCCGCGACGCTCACCCTGCTGTTGATGGCCACTGCGTGCGGTGGTGGCGACGACGGCGGCACCACGCAACCCACACCAACCGCCGCGTCCATAACGCTGTCGTCCGCGACGAGCGGCGCGTTTGTGTCCATCACCGAGACCCGGGCCGTGACGGCGTTGGTGAAGGATGCAAGCCAGAACGTGCTCGCCAACGCGACGGTGAGCTGGTCGTCAAGCAACACCTCGGTGGCCACCGTCTCTGGCAGTGGCAGTGGGGCCACCGTGACGGCAACAGGCAACGGTTCGGCCACAATTACGGCCACCAGCGGGTCGGTTCAGGCCACGCTCACCGTGGACGTGCTGCAGAAGTTTGCAACCCTCGCGGTCACTCCGGCGTCGCCGTCGCTGGCCATCGGTGCCGTAGTGTCCCTTGCGGCCTCCGCGCGTGACGCGCGCAACACCACCATCGGGGGTGTCACTGGCACGACATTCGCTACCAGTGATCGCACCAAGGCCTTGGTCGATGCGGCAGGGACGGTGACAGCGATCGCGCCAGGTGCGGTCACGATCACCGCGTCGCTCACGCGCGATGGCGTGACATCCACCGCCAACGCGGCGGTCACGGTCTCGGCGCCAGCGGCCGTGGCGTCGTCGGCCAGCGTCAGTGCAACCGGTGCCAATGTGTTCACGCCGACGAGTGTGACCATCGGCGTTGGCGGCAGCGTGAACTGGTCCTTTACCGGAGACCACAACGTGCTGTTCTCCGGAACCGGTGCGCCGGCCGACATTCCCGTCACCAGCAGTGGGTCTATCAGTCGGGCGTTCAGCACGCTCGGCACATTCAACTATACCTGCTCGCTGCATTCCGGCATGAACGGCATCGTGACCGTGGCCGCCCCCAGCATCTTTGCGCAGATGAACGGCGCCAACGAACGACCGACGGCCAATGCCAGCACCGCCAATGGCGCCGCCCTGTTCACCCGCAGCGGAGCGACGGTGTCGTACACGGTCACCTATCAGGGCATCGGCAGCGCGCCGACTGGTCTACACATTCATGCACCAGCCACATCCGCCGTCGCTTCGGGCATCATCGTGGATCTGCTCACCACGCCGTTGCCCAATCCGAGCGGGGTGCTGACGGGCACGTTCACCGCGTCCAACATCCGACCCATCAGTGGTCAGCCCGTCATCTCGCTGGATTCGCTCTTCGTGCTGCTCCAAACCGGCAACGCCTACGTGAACGTCCACTCCAGCGTGTTTCCGGGCGGTGAAATTCGCGGCCAGACCGGGAACCCCTGA